In the Drosophila virilis strain 15010-1051.87 chromosome 4, Dvir_AGI_RSII-ME, whole genome shotgun sequence genome, ttgcagattttcaaatgaCATGGTGCGTTAGGATCGTATTGACCCCCTGCATCGatctgcatcaaaaaaatatgggctattacccgagatattaaaaaaaaatcatcgaaaaagtttcgattttcgcaccgacctcgatttaaaaaaaaaaaaaagtgatgatttggaaggtcatatcatatccgcggggagttatgtcgttttggaacgtcatatctccctgcggagctatgtcgttttggaacgtcatatctccccgcggagtaatgtcgttttggaacgtcatatctccccgcggagttatgtcgttttggaacgtcatatctccccgcggagttatatcgttttggaacgtcatatctccccgcggagttatgtcgttttagaacgtcatatctccccgcggagttatgtcgttttggaacgtcatatctccccgcggagttatgtcgttttggaacgtcatatctccccgcggagttatatcgttttggaacgtcatatctccccgcggagctatgtcgttttggaacgtcatatctccgtgcggggctattacccgagatattaaaaaaaaaaaggcaggaAAATGGCACTAAAAGATGTAATTTTTGGAGAGGCTGATGGTGTCGACCTCTTATTATGCAATTTCTTTATGGTTCATCATATATGTATCTCCTTTTCCATTTGTAAGGTTATCGGGCCTGGAAAATGGCCTGCTGGGGCTGAGCTCACGCAATAATGCCGTAATGTGGTCTCGTTCCGTGACGGAAATTGAGAATGTTGACATCGTGTGCTTTGGCCATCTGCTCTATGAGATGTGCACTGGTCAGGAAATGACCACACCGAAACCGTCCATCCGGGTGCTCGAAATGGAACTGCAGCATTATCCACAAATTGGGCAGGTAAGACACAGCTCACGACCGTGTCCACGAAAAGTTTGCTGTTACCATTTGCGTTTTGTAGGTTCTAGAAATATTGGGCCTTATCTTTGAACCACCCAGCGGCGTATGCCCCTCCGTCGAGGACTTAGTCCTATGCGATCTATTCCGTAGCATCGATTTACGCGAGCTGCGCGGCCCGTGCTTCAGTGTGAGTatcaataataaaacaaaccTTATCAAAATGCCGCCCATTATAGCGTTATTCTTACACCTAATTCAGACAATCAAGCCGAGCCTCAGCCGTTCCACGTTAAATTTGCTGCACGCCGTAAAGAAGCGCCAATGCGCCTCGCTGGGCAGCTCCTTCAGCGCGGCGAGTTCTCCGTGCACGCCCCCCTCGACACCGCACGATCGACGCACTGGGTAAGTGTCCATGGAGGCTAGAGATTCGTACTACCTACACATAGCCATGCAGCCCAccgacaaatacacacacatgcactcacatgcacacacacacacacgcacacacacgcacacaggctAATACATATTTGAATCTCAGCGTACACACATTCACGTACTGTACAGCTGCCAACAAAAGGCCATTTGTTAAGTGAGGTCTGGTCCATAAAGATCTATGTCGGGTCCAGTTATATAGAGGGTAATACTATAGTTAGCTTTAAAACTCTTTACTAAAGTCTATTCAATGTTTCTTAAGACCTGCAtgaaattaacaaatatatatatatttatttattacagtATCTTCTTTAATAAATGTGTAGTAAATAATGCaggctttttttatttacctttaaatttattttactgaGCTTTAGAATGTTTTCAAACAATTAGACCTTACCAACATGAGCTAAAATAAACTGATTGTGGgctattttcaataaataggCAAATtgtaacaaaaaatataatccATTCTTTTGCCGTATACTCGAGATGGGTAAAGTTTTTAGTTGATTCTGCTCCAGCAAATTaatatgtagatatatttcAGGTTAATAAAAGATAACACAATGACAAAACGCACACAAAATGCGTGTGTAGAATAAAATGATGTGTTgagaaacaaagaaaaaaaggcaaacaGTGAAGTAACTGCGAAACGCAAAATGAGAGCATAAGCAAAAAAATGGCGTCATACACTTAATGTTCAAATATGTGTGCGTATTTGTATTGTTATGTGTGTATAAGTGCACATGTAACTCACCCAAGCAcctgtccgtttgtctgtgTGCTTTAGTGTGCGTGCCTGCGGTAATTATGGTAATGTTCTGGCCGAGATCCCTGCTCTCGCAGTTACCCCACCCCCGCCCTTGCCCGGAGTGTCTGCGCCTGTTGTCAGTATTAGGTGTTTGAAAATTATGCATGCAAGACGAGAATGTAATTAAGTAATATGGAGAATGAAGAGTGGCGAAAGGAGAAGGGAGAGGGGAAAGTTTAGAATGGAGATAGCAGAGGCAACTACTTTATTAAATGCCCAACACACATTGTTGCTCATGTATattttaagcatatatatatatatatatttctctcagtgtaaatttattttttgctgcctAACAAAACGCATgtcttatacatatattaacttatatacatataagtagaggaaattttcaactaaagttttttgtatgcaatgtttactctctctttctctctacaACTAAAACCAAATCAACCAAAAACCAATGTCTATAATACATCTGAATAAAAAAcctactctatatatatatgtcttaGTGTTGCGAGCCGAACAATCAAACTGAACCAGTTGCAGTTACACAAGCCCCATctttacataaatacatacagaTCAGCTCTTGAATGTCTatcaacttttgtttttgtctatCTAACATAcgtgtgtgttttatttatgatttacaaattgttgcatttctgcatttgtttatttacataaCCCGTTCGAACCAACTACAGTGTTCCGCCTGCGCCCTATGAAGTCTTTCGTATGTACTAAACCAACcaaccaatcaatcaatcaatcaaccaAGATGCAAACAGAACAAACgaatatgaaattaaaaaatatccaCAACAAATCACTCACAAATACAATTACCCCAATTACAAAGtgtaagaccaaatggcaaatgaaaagaatacctgaataaaaataaaaacataaaaaacaaactgacAGCGCAATTTGTATCAAtcacaacaatttttgtactcaactgcaattttttaatacccccaaaaaaccaaacaaaaatttcccaaaaatggaAGAAATActgaatgcaaacaaattgttgttgttgttgggttaagaaaaaaaaagaactgtGGTAAGTGGCAAATTTTTGTGTATGCTAAAGCCACCAGCGgcgacccccccccccccttctcCACAACACCAACCCCCCCACTCCACCCTCAATGCACAGAGCCTAGCTAGCAAGCCATGCCCATTTTTGTAGAGAATCAACTTTTTCCACCTGCTTTAATTGTTCTTTTGTGCgcttaaatattgtaaataaataatttccgTGTGTAAATAACTGTTGTTTCCATTTATACGGCTATATTTTATACTTGTTGTTTTAACTGCTTTTAAATGAATATTGCATGCACATTTGTATCgaaataaaagtaatttgtTTGCGATCTGCCGAAGATTAGATACCCTTACAGTCCATCATTTTAAAAatctacacacacaagcatagaATTTTGACCGAAGTATTACATGGGTTTAGCACCATATAAAAGTCCGATGTTTGATAAACTAGTCgactaatataatatatatgtacatcgGTAAAAAGTTATCTTTTGTATATACTTGATTGATACTCTCCAAAGTATCTAATTTAagtcaataaaatattgatataaaaCTTCAGatatttagaatatatattatttgtagtTAACTAATTtctaaaagtaaaaatttccatttcgtgctGAGATAATACTCTTTGTTCTTTTGCGTTTTATTGTGTACATATTAGAATTTTGGAACACTTGGCATTTTTTACTAACGGAAAAGTGAAATAAAGAGCATTAGGTTTGTTAGAGTCATCTTTCATCCTATCAACATTTACTTCACCTAGCTATGCAATGCACATAACACACcacatttcaaatatttctataataaacaaatcaaagatCTTTTTGACAACAAATTTCAATGTTTTCCAGAGCTACACGATACAGGTgtcgaattaaaaataatctttatttgctttattaGTTATGAAAATACtataaataggaaaaagaaAGACAGAAGTTATTCATAAAGTAAGGAAATTTATACTAGATATGTAGAGTTAGGATAAATAGATAGTGATGGGAAATAACCTGTGGGGGATATTTATAGCCTGTCCGACCAGCTAAGCTCCTACTcctagctgggaatggtcagtgaGTTATTGAAGGTATCCTAAAAGCATAGCtcatatatcgatatatttcgAGGATATCCTTAAAACAAGGAGGatagtttaaataaaaacagacagacggacaagaGTACATCGACACGGCTTTCAAAACTGATCAAGAAAATTATGATAGCATCTTTAAGGGCATAACATcaataacaatataatattGTAGGCAACCCATtagaaaaattagaagaaaAAGTCACACTATTGTACAGATGTTAATGAATAGTTAAGGAATATGAACTAAGCAAGGATAAAGGATATGCTAGCCCCACTCTAAATTCCCACTAATGTACAGTTCTCAATGAATAGTTTAAGTAGTTATACTAAAGGAGTAATATAGTATACGCTAGTTGAAGATTCAAaggaaaattaataattttgagCATAGCTCAGGTTTCCTAATTAGATTCGAGGCGAACAAAGCACGTGCCCACCCAGCAAGTTATTATTGATGCTTCAACTGCAGCACGTTGGCAGATGGCAACGCCCGCTCTCACCCATACACCCatacacccatacacacataaacacacagatacacaaaACAATAGCACCAGGTGATGACAGAGGCAGCGTTACCTGCATCAATCCAGGCTGAAATCTATTGCTATTGAGCTTTTATGTGGTCTATCGCATTCTGATTGTTGTTCTCGCCTCGCACAGCATCAGCCGAACAATGGACTCATTTGACATATCAagcgaggaggaggaggggggCCTGCTCGAGGAGATTGTGGTGGGCAGCAGCGTCTGTCAGATGAAGGGTCTGCAGCGACTGCAGCGTAACCAGAACTGGGACTCCGCCTCCGGGTCGTCCTCGTTTACACGCACCCAACACAGGCAGCAGTATGCGCCGACAGAGTCGCCCATTCATTACTGTGACCACGCGGTGCTTTACTCGgatgacaacagcaacagcaactgtgcCCAGAAGCAGCCGACAATTCACTGTAGTACAAGCAGTCAAAGCAATCTGAATGTGCTGCTCGCCGAGCAGAGCGAGGGGCGGGAGCAAGCGGATGATGAGCATTTAACGCTGGCGGCGCCAGATGATGCGGTGGCCAGTGGCTCGGGTGGAGCACAGCGGTTGCACGCATCGTCCTGCTCTTCGGCGGCGGCCTCCTTCAATCATCAGCTGACAGCGGACATGTGCAACTACAAGAACTCGAAGAGTCGTCGCCTGGAGTATTCGCTCAAGTGTCTGAAATATGGACGCAGTAATCCGTCACAGGACTCGGCCTTTGGTTCGCTAACCGATAACGATTTGTCTATTGGCTCCTCGAGCATACGTCTGAACAGTTTTCAATCGATCTCTTCGCCTATTGACGAGGGCGTCGAGGATGTCATTATAGCCACGACAACGGGCGGCAAGGAGACCTGCCTCGAACTGGCCACCATACCGCGCAACATGGTCTCGCAGGACTCGGCCATCTCGTCGCCCTGTCGCGAGAGTTCGCCCAGCAATTTTTTGCACATTGACGATGCCATGTCCGGCACGGGCTCGACTTCATCCGGATCCGGATCGGGTTGCGCGTCACTGGGCAACGTGCGACCTCAGCATTTTCCCGTGTCGCTGTCCCCCAAGATTCTGGTGACGGCGACCAGCAACTCGAGCAACTCCTCGCTAGCCTCCAGCAGCACGGCACAACcgccgcagcaacagctccagcagcagttCGATCCGCCCAAGATTCTGGTCAATGATCAGAATTCGATTTACACGACGTCGCCTTCGAAGCGCTCCAGCATGATTGAGGTGTTCTCGCAGAAGTATCGGGTCAGCTCCTTTGAGGACATGTCGCCGAAGCGCTCCGGCTCAGACAAGCAGTATCTGAAGAACGTCAACCGCTTGGCCTTTCGCTCACTCGAGGAGGAGCGTCGCATCGATAACGCCTTCCTGCCCATGGCGGACCGCACGCACTCGGACAACAGGGTTAACATGCAGAGCGAGAAATACAAGAAGCTGACGCACGCCTCGTTCCGCATCAGCAAGACCGCGTCGACGGACCAATCCCCTGGCCATCATCCGGCCTCCAGCATGGAGCTGCAGCGCACGGgcagcgccagcggcagcCAGCGCCAGACCCTCTGGCGCGACAGCAAGTTCTATCGCAAGAATCGCATTGCCAAGAGCAACGATTCCCTGCTGGAGCACTCGCCGAATCACTCGTCACACTCGGCCCGGCTTTCTCCGAGCTCGCTGCGGGACAATCACTACgagagcagctgctgctcctccgtCCAGGGCAGTCGGCGCTCGCTCAGCGGCAGCCAACAGATGTTAAGCGTGACGACCAGCTTCTGTGGCACGGGGCACGCGACGCGACACTATTGCAGCTCCAAGAGTGAGGATCTGGGCGAGTCCTCCGACTATTTGCGTGTGATGGACGCACGTAAATCGTACTCGGAACGGCATTTGGTGCGGCTCAAGCAGACGGCCATAAATAACACGCACAGCGGCAGCGAGGACGAGCTGAGCTTCAACGAGGACAATAATCCTTCATCATTCTCATCCGCATtcgcagcagccagcagccagggacaacaacaacagcaactgcagccgcCGGCACGGGCCGGCAAGTTGAGCTGGAGCAGTTGCTCCATTAACCACCTGAAGATGACCAATATCAAGACCACTTCGCTGGCCACGCTTACCTGCCAAACGAATTTAAGCTCCAACTTTCCCTCCGCCCAGGCGCCAGCAACTGCCAACTATCGCACCCCATCCAAATCCCTGGATCAGGCACTcaacgtcagcagcagcaacaccagtaacaccaacagcagcaccagcaccagcaacagcaacagcagcagcaacagcgccgCCGCCGAGGACAACAGTTCCGTGGATGAGTCGCCCTCGAGGCGAACGCTGAGCGGCGCCGAGCTGTCGCGCATCTTTGTCATGGACATGGACGATGCGCCGGGCAGCAGCTGTAGCGAGGAAAAGACGCCGCTGCTCGACAGCGTCGAGATGTCGCCGATTAGCCCAACAGAGCCGCAATCGGACCTGGACAAGCTATAAGCTGCGATTGACAAATATTACTGAGGGCCTACACGAAAAATGGCGGTTTTTGTATGTGTGACGTCACAATGTCGACTTGGCCTTTTCtaacatacatttattttaaattcagCGTGCATGAGAGAAATTATCGTACaccatgttttttttttgtacgaCTGCACGTTATCGTGACGTCACGGTGGCTCTCTCAATCGTGCCATGAATTACCCATACACAGACACGTATtaagcagccaaaatgcaaagcatgtgataaatatgtatgtacgtagcAATGAAATCGAAATTGAATGGGAACCATCAAATCAATGAGTTTTAAGTTTAAAATGGATGACTGGTTAAATACGAGTAAAATATTAAGGGagaatgaatgtgtgtgtgcttagaGCGGAATGACACTTGCAATATGTACGTCTGTTACTTCTTGCCTACTTCTTTGGTACATGCTGGTACAGCTTCGTCGCCTTTTCAACACTGTCTCGAAAGTGGCGcaacaatttgaatgtttATCGTTTGTTCGAATCAAGTTTTTGGCTAACAATCGTTGGGCTGCTCTCGCCTTTGCCCAAATCCACACTTAAAGCTTTCTTCTGGtaacaataatattttctttgtatCTATTGTATTTTACGCTTATTGTGTACAAGTGTACAAAGCGCTTTTACTGAAAATAAGTCTATACTGATGCTTTTCAACTCTCTAGACtgctaataaaaaaataaaacaaaataaaagcaacatca is a window encoding:
- the Slob gene encoding serine-rich adhesin for platelets isoform X4; amino-acid sequence: MQLNLSKHTETHYWITLFWCALGGLILGGIVVISYWIRRCRPNIKYQYSALDSGNGIVERSPRERAQRERALNATQEWIQSANGRYEVIAHLDEIGSRHGKNWFLVNDASVRTDRLLTLLPLPSDCVAFEGLPPDECAREILMELLGSLHHPYIYPVLDLGFLRNSSHNYACLVTPFNSRGSLKDLIYKAQWNEPWARKYTRKPNGLPISQVQRLGRQILEALLFLKERGFPLHGHLHSGNVILQNGAARLSGLENGLLGLSSRNNAVMWSRSVTEIENVDIVCFGHLLYEMCTGQEMTTPKPSIRVLEMELQHYPQIGQVLEILGLIFEPPSGVCPSVEDLVLCDLFRSIDLRELRGPCFSTIKPSLSRSTLNLLHAVKKRQCASLGSSFSAASSPCTPPSTPHDRRTGISRTMDSFDISSEEEEGGLLEEIVVGSSVCQMKGLQRLQRNQNWDSASGSSSFTRTQHRQQYAPTESPIHYCDHAVLYSDDNSNSNCAQKQPTIHCSTSSQSNLNVLLAEQSEGREQADDEHLTLAAPDDAVASGSGGAQRLHASSCSSAAASFNHQLTADMCNYKNSKSRRLEYSLKCLKYGRSNPSQDSAFGSLTDNDLSIGSSSIRLNSFQSISSPIDEGVEDVIIATTTGGKETCLELATIPRNMVSQDSAISSPCRESSPSNFLHIDDAMSGTGSTSSGSGSGCASLGNVRPQHFPVSLSPKILVTATSNSSNSSLASSSTAQPPQQQLQQQFDPPKILVNDQNSIYTTSPSKRSSMIEVFSQKYRVSSFEDMSPKRSGSDKQYLKNVNRLAFRSLEEERRIDNAFLPMADRTHSDNRVNMQSEKYKKLTHASFRISKTASTDQSPGHHPASSMELQRTGSASGSQRQTLWRDSKFYRKNRIAKSNDSLLEHSPNHSSHSARLSPSSLRDNHYESSCCSSVQGSRRSLSGSQQMLSVTTSFCGTGHATRHYCSSKSEDLGESSDYLRVMDARKSYSERHLVRLKQTAINNTHSGSEDELSFNEDNNPSSFSSAFAAASSQGQQQQQLQPPARAGKLSWSSCSINHLKMTNIKTTSLATLTCQTNLSSNFPSAQAPATANYRTPSKSLDQALNVSSSNTSNTNSSTSTSNSNSSSNSAAAEDNSSVDESPSRRTLSGAELSRIFVMDMDDAPGSSCSEEKTPLLDSVEMSPISPTEPQSDLDKL
- the Slob gene encoding serine-rich adhesin for platelets isoform X2; amino-acid sequence: MQDTCSEITAPAIPNQEQELIINCRRQQQQKQQYQQPAVHKVFARSQSSTSSPAHAAVHQLKQQQSLPNPLPKLQPTVEPHLHSHPNHNPHATKSVSILVYKTLNTVFKSSRKIIVRVCEVASTKKSFTMFKFNKAAQQQRLDNRASAVTGHDPFVRPPVPEKKVKHIMKKLHKANGLKRSNSAIEFDVSALSAANRRQIYSSNRSASSEQDNSDLSEHSEKSPLVSARPNIKYQYSALDSGNGIVERSPRERAQRERALNATQEWIQSANGRYEVIAHLDEIGSRHGKNWFLVNDASVRTDRLLTLLPLPSDCVAFEGLPPDECAREILMELLGSLHHPYIYPVLDLGFLRNSSHNYACLVTPFNSRGSLKDLIYKAQWNEPWARKYTRKPNGLPISQVQRLGRQILEALLFLKERGFPLHGHLHSGNVILQNGAARLSGLENGLLGLSSRNNAVMWSRSVTEIENVDIVCFGHLLYEMCTGQEMTTPKPSIRVLEMELQHYPQIGQVLEILGLIFEPPSGVCPSVEDLVLCDLFRSIDLRELRGPCFSTIKPSLSRSTLNLLHAVKKRQCASLGSSFSAASSPCTPPSTPHDRRTGISRTMDSFDISSEEEEGGLLEEIVVGSSVCQMKGLQRLQRNQNWDSASGSSSFTRTQHRQQYAPTESPIHYCDHAVLYSDDNSNSNCAQKQPTIHCSTSSQSNLNVLLAEQSEGREQADDEHLTLAAPDDAVASGSGGAQRLHASSCSSAAASFNHQLTADMCNYKNSKSRRLEYSLKCLKYGRSNPSQDSAFGSLTDNDLSIGSSSIRLNSFQSISSPIDEGVEDVIIATTTGGKETCLELATIPRNMVSQDSAISSPCRESSPSNFLHIDDAMSGTGSTSSGSGSGCASLGNVRPQHFPVSLSPKILVTATSNSSNSSLASSSTAQPPQQQLQQQFDPPKILVNDQNSIYTTSPSKRSSMIEVFSQKYRVSSFEDMSPKRSGSDKQYLKNVNRLAFRSLEEERRIDNAFLPMADRTHSDNRVNMQSEKYKKLTHASFRISKTASTDQSPGHHPASSMELQRTGSASGSQRQTLWRDSKFYRKNRIAKSNDSLLEHSPNHSSHSARLSPSSLRDNHYESSCCSSVQGSRRSLSGSQQMLSVTTSFCGTGHATRHYCSSKSEDLGESSDYLRVMDARKSYSERHLVRLKQTAINNTHSGSEDELSFNEDNNPSSFSSAFAAASSQGQQQQQLQPPARAGKLSWSSCSINHLKMTNIKTTSLATLTCQTNLSSNFPSAQAPATANYRTPSKSLDQALNVSSSNTSNTNSSTSTSNSNSSSNSAAAEDNSSVDESPSRRTLSGAELSRIFVMDMDDAPGSSCSEEKTPLLDSVEMSPISPTEPQSDLDKL
- the Slob gene encoding serine-rich adhesin for platelets isoform X3 encodes the protein MQDTCSEITAPAIPNQEQELIINCRRQQQQKQQYQQPAVHKVFARSQSSTSSPAHAAVHQLKQQQSLPNPLPKLQPTVEPHLHSHPNHNPHATKSVSILVYKTLNTVFKSSRKIIVRVCEVASTKKSFTMFKFNKAAQQQRLDNRASAVTGHDPFVRPPVPEKKVKHIMKKLHKANGLKRSNSAIEFDVSALSAANRRQIYSRPNIKYQYSALDSGNGIVERSPRERAQRERALNATQEWIQSANGRYEVIAHLDEIGSRHGKNWFLVNDASVRTDRLLTLLPLPSDCVAFEGLPPDECAREILMELLGSLHHPYIYPVLDLGFLRNSSHNYACLVTPFNSRGSLKDLIYKAQWNEPWARKYTRKPNGLPISQVQRLGRQILEALLFLKERGFPLHGHLHSGNVILQNGAARLSGLENGLLGLSSRNNAVMWSRSVTEIENVDIVCFGHLLYEMCTGQEMTTPKPSIRVLEMELQHYPQIGQVLEILGLIFEPPSGVCPSVEDLVLCDLFRSIDLRELRGPCFSTIKPSLSRSTLNLLHAVKKRQCASLGSSFSAASSPCTPPSTPHDRRTGISRTMDSFDISSEEEEGGLLEEIVVGSSVCQMKGLQRLQRNQNWDSASGSSSFTRTQHRQQYAPTESPIHYCDHAVLYSDDNSNSNCAQKQPTIHCSTSSQSNLNVLLAEQSEGREQADDEHLTLAAPDDAVASGSGGAQRLHASSCSSAAASFNHQLTADMCNYKNSKSRRLEYSLKCLKYGRSNPSQDSAFGSLTDNDLSIGSSSIRLNSFQSISSPIDEGVEDVIIATTTGGKETCLELATIPRNMVSQDSAISSPCRESSPSNFLHIDDAMSGTGSTSSGSGSGCASLGNVRPQHFPVSLSPKILVTATSNSSNSSLASSSTAQPPQQQLQQQFDPPKILVNDQNSIYTTSPSKRSSMIEVFSQKYRVSSFEDMSPKRSGSDKQYLKNVNRLAFRSLEEERRIDNAFLPMADRTHSDNRVNMQSEKYKKLTHASFRISKTASTDQSPGHHPASSMELQRTGSASGSQRQTLWRDSKFYRKNRIAKSNDSLLEHSPNHSSHSARLSPSSLRDNHYESSCCSSVQGSRRSLSGSQQMLSVTTSFCGTGHATRHYCSSKSEDLGESSDYLRVMDARKSYSERHLVRLKQTAINNTHSGSEDELSFNEDNNPSSFSSAFAAASSQGQQQQQLQPPARAGKLSWSSCSINHLKMTNIKTTSLATLTCQTNLSSNFPSAQAPATANYRTPSKSLDQALNVSSSNTSNTNSSTSTSNSNSSSNSAAAEDNSSVDESPSRRTLSGAELSRIFVMDMDDAPGSSCSEEKTPLLDSVEMSPISPTEPQSDLDKL
- the Slob gene encoding serine-rich adhesin for platelets isoform X1; this translates as MQDTCSEITAPAIPNQEQELIINCRRQQQQKQQYQQPAVHKVFARSQSSTSSPAHAAVHQLKQQQSLPNPLPKLQPTVEPHLHSHPNHNPHATKSVSILVYKTLNTVFKSSRKIIVRVCEVASTKKSFTMFKFNKAAQQQRLDNRASAVTGHDPFVRPPVPEKKVKHIMKKLHKANGLKRSNSAIEFDVSALSAANRRQIYSSNRSASSEQDNSDLSEHSEKSPLVSARLDNLARLFFSKSMPAETGSRDTIDSVLTTRPNIKYQYSALDSGNGIVERSPRERAQRERALNATQEWIQSANGRYEVIAHLDEIGSRHGKNWFLVNDASVRTDRLLTLLPLPSDCVAFEGLPPDECAREILMELLGSLHHPYIYPVLDLGFLRNSSHNYACLVTPFNSRGSLKDLIYKAQWNEPWARKYTRKPNGLPISQVQRLGRQILEALLFLKERGFPLHGHLHSGNVILQNGAARLSGLENGLLGLSSRNNAVMWSRSVTEIENVDIVCFGHLLYEMCTGQEMTTPKPSIRVLEMELQHYPQIGQVLEILGLIFEPPSGVCPSVEDLVLCDLFRSIDLRELRGPCFSTIKPSLSRSTLNLLHAVKKRQCASLGSSFSAASSPCTPPSTPHDRRTGISRTMDSFDISSEEEEGGLLEEIVVGSSVCQMKGLQRLQRNQNWDSASGSSSFTRTQHRQQYAPTESPIHYCDHAVLYSDDNSNSNCAQKQPTIHCSTSSQSNLNVLLAEQSEGREQADDEHLTLAAPDDAVASGSGGAQRLHASSCSSAAASFNHQLTADMCNYKNSKSRRLEYSLKCLKYGRSNPSQDSAFGSLTDNDLSIGSSSIRLNSFQSISSPIDEGVEDVIIATTTGGKETCLELATIPRNMVSQDSAISSPCRESSPSNFLHIDDAMSGTGSTSSGSGSGCASLGNVRPQHFPVSLSPKILVTATSNSSNSSLASSSTAQPPQQQLQQQFDPPKILVNDQNSIYTTSPSKRSSMIEVFSQKYRVSSFEDMSPKRSGSDKQYLKNVNRLAFRSLEEERRIDNAFLPMADRTHSDNRVNMQSEKYKKLTHASFRISKTASTDQSPGHHPASSMELQRTGSASGSQRQTLWRDSKFYRKNRIAKSNDSLLEHSPNHSSHSARLSPSSLRDNHYESSCCSSVQGSRRSLSGSQQMLSVTTSFCGTGHATRHYCSSKSEDLGESSDYLRVMDARKSYSERHLVRLKQTAINNTHSGSEDELSFNEDNNPSSFSSAFAAASSQGQQQQQLQPPARAGKLSWSSCSINHLKMTNIKTTSLATLTCQTNLSSNFPSAQAPATANYRTPSKSLDQALNVSSSNTSNTNSSTSTSNSNSSSNSAAAEDNSSVDESPSRRTLSGAELSRIFVMDMDDAPGSSCSEEKTPLLDSVEMSPISPTEPQSDLDKL
- the Slob gene encoding serine-rich adhesin for platelets isoform X5, with product MQTNCCCCWVKKKKELCISRTMDSFDISSEEEEGGLLEEIVVGSSVCQMKGLQRLQRNQNWDSASGSSSFTRTQHRQQYAPTESPIHYCDHAVLYSDDNSNSNCAQKQPTIHCSTSSQSNLNVLLAEQSEGREQADDEHLTLAAPDDAVASGSGGAQRLHASSCSSAAASFNHQLTADMCNYKNSKSRRLEYSLKCLKYGRSNPSQDSAFGSLTDNDLSIGSSSIRLNSFQSISSPIDEGVEDVIIATTTGGKETCLELATIPRNMVSQDSAISSPCRESSPSNFLHIDDAMSGTGSTSSGSGSGCASLGNVRPQHFPVSLSPKILVTATSNSSNSSLASSSTAQPPQQQLQQQFDPPKILVNDQNSIYTTSPSKRSSMIEVFSQKYRVSSFEDMSPKRSGSDKQYLKNVNRLAFRSLEEERRIDNAFLPMADRTHSDNRVNMQSEKYKKLTHASFRISKTASTDQSPGHHPASSMELQRTGSASGSQRQTLWRDSKFYRKNRIAKSNDSLLEHSPNHSSHSARLSPSSLRDNHYESSCCSSVQGSRRSLSGSQQMLSVTTSFCGTGHATRHYCSSKSEDLGESSDYLRVMDARKSYSERHLVRLKQTAINNTHSGSEDELSFNEDNNPSSFSSAFAAASSQGQQQQQLQPPARAGKLSWSSCSINHLKMTNIKTTSLATLTCQTNLSSNFPSAQAPATANYRTPSKSLDQALNVSSSNTSNTNSSTSTSNSNSSSNSAAAEDNSSVDESPSRRTLSGAELSRIFVMDMDDAPGSSCSEEKTPLLDSVEMSPISPTEPQSDLDKL